One genomic window of Erinaceus europaeus chromosome 19, mEriEur2.1, whole genome shotgun sequence includes the following:
- the LOC132534729 gene encoding uncharacterized protein LOC132534729, translated as MAEDDFCVLSTLGAGSFSVVVLARHRHSGRKVVIKKMKMLGQTGLEMAHHECNVMRGLSHPNILPLLGTIERAFQLQLVMPYVRGGDLRDYLCRKGPMREEEARRVFRQLASAMEYCHAKGIAHRDLKPENILVQSLNRVKIMDFGLSGNFLQQSMDSLQGTLGYMAPEIVTGGTYGPGVDIWSLGVVLYE; from the coding sequence ATGGCCGAGGACGACTTCTGTGTCCTGAGCACCCTTGGGGCCGGCAGCTTCTCTGTCGTCGTGCTGGCCCGCCATCGTCACAGCGGCAGAAAAGTTGTCATCAAGAAGATGAAGATGCTGGGGCAGACAGGCCTGGAGATGGCGCATCACGAGTGCAACGTCATGCGAGGTCTGAGCCACCCCAACATCTTGCCCCTGCTGGGCACCATAGAGAGGGCATTCCAACTGCAGCTGGTCATGCCCTACGTGAGGGGGGGAGACCTGCGGGACTATCTCTGCCGCAAGGGCcccatgagggaggaggaggccagaagGGTGTTCCGCCAGTTGGCCTCGGCTATGGAATATTGCCACGCCAAAGGAATCGCTCACAGGGACCTGAAACCTGAGAATATTCTCGTGCAAAGCCTGAACCGGGTCAAGATCATGGACTTTGGCCTGAGTGGCAATTTTCTCCAGCAGTCCATGGACAGCCTGCAGGGCACCTTAGGCTACATGGCGCCCGAGATAGTGACGGGGGGCACCTACGGCCCCGGGgtggacatctggagcctgggggtggtgttgtatgaa